A stretch of Coturnix japonica isolate 7356 chromosome 11, Coturnix japonica 2.1, whole genome shotgun sequence DNA encodes these proteins:
- the CAPNS2 gene encoding calpain small subunit 2: protein MFLAKALLSGASGGGQGESLVRGLGGLLTGGGHGGNLGGLVGGLVNLISEAAAQYNPEPPPPPRNHFTNVEAYESDEIRQFRRLFAQLAGDDMEVSATELRNILNKVLSRHQDLKTDGFSLDTCRSMVAVMDTDTNGKLGFEEFKYLWNNIKKWQCAYKRCDTNQSGILERAQLPAALRAAGFQLNEQLFQVIVRRYASEDGSMDFNSFISCLVRLDSMFRTFKSLDRNGNGQIKMNIEDWLQLTMYS from the coding sequence ATGTTCCTTGCTAAGGCTTTGCTGAGTGGAGCAAGTGGTGGTGGTCAAGGAGAGAGCCTTGTACGTGGCCTAGGAGGTCTCCTAACAGGCGGTGGACATGGAGGAAATCTTGGAGGACTTGTTGGAGGTCTTGTGAATCTGATaagtgaagcagcagctcagtatAATCCGGagccaccaccacctcctcgCAACCATTTTACGAATGTGGAAGCCTATGAGAGTGATGAAATTAGACAGTTCCGTCGCCTTTTTGCCCAGCTGGCTGGAGATGATATGGAAGTGTCTGCTACAGAGCTAAGAAATATCCTGAACAAAGTGCTTTCCCGACATCAAGACTTGAAGACAGATGGCTTCAGCTTAGACACGTGCCGCAGCATGGTAGCTGTCATGGATACCGACACAAATGGCAAACTGGGCTTTGAAGAGTTCAAGTATCTGTGGAACAACATCAAGAAATGGCAGTGTGCGTACAAGCGCTGTGATACCAATCAGTCAGGCATTCTTGAGAGAGCTCAGCTGCCGGCAGCCTTGCGGGCTGCAGGGTTCCAGCTGAACGAACAGCTCTTCCAGGTAATCGTGCGCAGGTACGCCAGCGAGGATGGCAGCATGGATTTTAACAGTTTCATTAGCTGCTTGGTGCGACTGGACAGCATGTTCCGGACCTTCAAGTCGCTGGACCGCAATGGAAATGGGCAGATCAAAATGAACATTGAAGACTGGCTGCAGCTGACCATGTATTCATGa